One Mustelus asterias chromosome 29, sMusAst1.hap1.1, whole genome shotgun sequence DNA segment encodes these proteins:
- the larp6a gene encoding la-related protein 6a isoform X3: MLLVHDMHVCPEFQALNQNQESESCGLQEKVMEYILKVFGLFGTISSVRVLKPGKELPADMKRLSNRYSQLGTKECVIVEFEDVESAIKAHESFGKTDEGMKVVLIGMKPRKKKVVREKVKEAEDGGKNGSKSKSANKRVEELQYTGEDSSAYSSSEAESNPASPMISRKLKPNNQLSPNSYQNNHLSPNASPRSSPWNSPRSSPSIQRKNIIPWKSSLTGDAKLSAGPSPEVGTKWTDYSSDSSNTPSGSPWVQRRKQAQVISHENSPVDSPMLSRKMHNAGGLPQGVVRLPRGPDGTKGFQTLTERNKPLVI; encoded by the coding sequence ATGCTATTGGTACATGATATGCACGTGTGCCCTGAATTTCAAGCTTTAAACCAAAACCAGGAATCTGAAAGTTGTGGCTTGCAAGAGAAGGTAATGGAGTATATACTGAAGGTATTTGGCTTGTTTGGTACAATCTCCTCTGTTCGTGTTCTAAAGCCTGGAAAGGAGCTTCCTGCCGATATGAAGAGGTTAAGCAATCGGTATTCACAACTGGGAACAAAAGAGTGCGTGATTGTAGAGTTTGAAGATGTTGAATCTGCAATCAAAGCACATGAGTCATTTGGAAAAACAGATGAGGGCATGAAAGTGGTGCTGATAGGCATGAAACCACGAAAAAAGAAAGTGGTCAGGGAAAAGGTCAAAGAAGCTGAAGATGGTGGCAAAAATGGGTCAAAAAGCAAATCTGCCAATAAACGAGTGGAAGAACTACAGTATACGGGTGAAGATTCCTCTGCCTACAGCTCATCCGAAGCTGAAAGCAACCCTGCATCTCCCATGATTAGCCGCAAGCTTAAACCCAATAATCAGTTGAGCCCCAATAGCTATCAAAACAATCATCTGAGTCCTAATGCCTCACCTCGATCCAGTCCATGGAACAGTCCACGTTCAAGCCCATCAATACAGCGGAAAAACATAATTCCATGGAAATCTTCACTTACTGGAGATGCAAAACTCAGTGCTGGTCCAAGTCCTGAAGTAGGTACTAAGTGGACTGACTATTCATCTGACAGTAGCAACACACCCTCAGGCAGCCCATGGGTACAGAGACGAAAGCAGGCACAGGTGATATCGCATGAGAACAGTCCAGTGGACAGCCCTATGCTTTCCCGAAAAATGCATAATGCAGGTGGACTGCCTCAAGGAGTAGTACGTTTGCCCAGAGGTCCAGATGGTACAAAAGGATTCCAAACTCTTACAGAAAGGAATAAGCCTCTTGTAATCTGA